The Roseisolibacter agri genome contains the following window.
GCCGATGGTCGAGGCGACGCGCGCGCACGAGCGGCTCGCGCAGCGCGCGCTCGCGGGCAGCACGCGATCGTTCGCGGGCCCCGCGGGCCGGGCGGTCGAGCTGCTGGTGCCGGCACGCGTGCGCGACGCGGTGGACGTCGTCGTGCACTTCCACGGCGCGGCGTGGCTGCCGCAGCAGGCGGTCGCCACCAGCGCGCGCGACGCGGTGGCCGCGGTCGTCAACCTCGGCGCCGGCTCGGGCGCGTACCACCGCGCGTTCACCGACCCGGCGGCGTTCGACTCGCTGCTCGCGGGCATCGCGCGCGAGACGTCGGCCGCTGTCGGCGAGCCGGTGCGCGTGGGACGCGTGACGCTCGTCGGCTTCTCGGCGGGGCACGGCGCCATCCGCGCGATCCTGCGCGAGCCGCGGCACTTCGCGTCGGTGTCGGGCGTGCTGCTGCTCGACGGGATGCACACGTCGTACGTGCCCGAGGGCACGGTGCTCGAGAAGGGCGGCACGCTCGACACGACGAACCTCGCGGCGTTCGCGGAGTTCGCGCGGGCGGCGATGCGCGGCGAGAAGCGCTTCGTCGTCACGCACTCCGAGATCTTCCCGGGCACCTTCGCCAGCACGACCGAGACGGCGGACTGGCTGCTGCGCGCGCTCGGCCTGGCGCGGAAGCCGGTGCTGCGCTGGGGCCCGCGCGGGATGCAGCAGCTGAGCGAGGTGCAGGCGGGCCGCTTCGCGCTGCTCGGCTTCGCCGGCAACTCGGCGCCCGACCACATCGACCACCTGCACGCGATGCCCGAGCTGCTGGCGCGGGTCGTCGCGCGCTGACACGCGCACCGTCCATGGACTTCGACCTGCCGACCGCGCTGCCCGTGCTCGCGCGCACGCCGCACGCGCTGCGCGCCCTGCTCGCCGGGCTGCCCGCCGAGTGGACCGACGCGACCGAGGGCCCCGAGACGTGGAGCCCGTACGACGTCCTCGGCCACCTGATCCACGGCGAGCGCACCGACTGGATCGCGCGCGCCCGCATCATCCTCGCGCAGGGCGCCGACCGCCGCTTCACGCCCTACGACCGCTTCGCCCAGTTCCGCGAGAGCCAGGGCAAGTCGCTCGGCGACCTGCTCGACGAGTTCGCCGCGCTGCGGGCCGAGAACCTCGCGACGCTGGAAGGATGGCGGCTGACGGACGCGCAGCTCGCGCTGGAGGGCGAGCACCCCGCGTTCGGCCCGGTCACGCTGCGCCAGCTGCTCGCCACCTGGGTCGCGCACGACCTGGGGCACGTGGCGCAGGTGGCCCGCGTGATGGCGAAGCAGTACCGTGACGCGGTCGGGCCGTGGCGTGCGTACCTTCCCGTGCTCGACCGCTGATCCCTCCGCCCGCCCACCCACCACCTCCCGCTCCGGAGCGTCCCATGTCCGCCCGCTGGTATCGACCGACGGTGATCGCGTGCGCGCTGTCTTGGTTCATGGTCGGGCTGCACGTGCCGGCGCTGCACGAGATGACGCACCACGGCGGCTCGCCGGCGCCCGTCGTGCTCGCGGCGACCGCGCTGCTCGCGATCGTGGGGATCGCCGGGCTGTGGGCGCTGCTGCGCGTGCGCGCGTCCTGACCGCATGGCCGGGCCGCACGCCGACGCTCCGCTCGACATCGCGCCGGAGCCCATCACGGGCCCGGTCGCGGGCGCGCTCATCGCCGCGCTGAACGCCGAGCTGTCGGCGCGCTACCCGGAGCCGGGCGCGACGCACTTCCGGCTCGACGCCGACGAGGTGGCGCCGGGCAACGGCGCGTTCCTCGTGGTGCGCCGCGCGGACCGGCCCATCGGCTGCGGCGCGCTGCGCACGCTGCGCGACCCGGCGCTGCTCGCGGCGCTGGGGCCGCGCGTGGGGGAGCTGAAGCGCATGTACGTCGCGCCCGAGGCGCGCGGCCACGGCGTCGGGCGCGCGCTGCTCGCGCGGCTGGAGGACGAGGCGCGCGCGCTCGGCCTCGCGCGCCTGGTGCTGGAGACGGGCACGCGGCAGCAGGAGGCGCTCGCGCTCTACCGCCGCGCGGGCTTCGCCGAGATCGCGCCGTACGGCGAGTACGCGGCGTCGTCGACGACGAGCGTGTGCATGGCGAAGGCGCTGTGACGATCCTCGGCCTCGTCGGCGGGCTCGGCCCCGAGTCCACGATCGACTACTACCGCCGCATCCTCGACGCGTGGGCGCGCGAGGCGCCGGGCACGTCGCCGTCGCTCGTCATCGACAGCCTCGACGTGCTGCACGGGCTGCGCCTGGTCGCAACCGACCGCGCCGCCTTCATCGCGTACCTGCGCGCGTCGGTGCAGCGGCTCGCCGGCGCGGGCGTGGACTTCATCGCGATGACCGCCAACACCGCGCACCTCGTGTTCGACGAGCTGGCGGCGGAGGCACCGGTGCCGATGCTCAGCATCGTCGAGGTGTGCGCGCAGGAGGCGCACGCGCGCGGCCTGCGGCGCCTCGCGCTGCTCGGCACGCGCTTCACGATGGAGGGCCCGTTCTACCCCGAGGTGTGCGCGCGCCACGGCATCACGGTCGTGCCGCCCGAGGCGGCGGCGCGCGAGTGGATCCATGCGCGCTACGTGGGCGAGCTGCTGCAGGGCGACTTCCGCGACGAGACGCGGCAGGGCATCGTCGCGATCGTCGAGCGCCTGCGCGACGCGGCGGGGATCGACGGCGTCATCCTCGGCGGCACGGAGCTGCCGCTGCTGCTGCGCGCGGAGACCGTCGCCGGGCTCCCCACGCTCGACACGACCGCGCTGCACGTCGCCGCGATCGTCGCCCGCCTGCGCGCCGCCACGTGACGATCGAGATCCGCGGCGCGGACGATCCCGCCTCGCTCGCCGCGGCGCGCGCGCTGATCCGCGCGCACATCCTCGCGCACTCCACCGCCCACGACGCGGAGGCGGCGGAGCGGATCGTGGAGGCGCTGCCGGCGCCGTACGTGGCACTGTGGGTGGCGTGGCGCGGCGACGAGGCGCTGGGCTGCGTGGCGCTCCACGCGCTGGCGCCCGACACGGCGGAGCTGAAGCGCATGTACGTGCGCCCCGAGGCGCGCGGGCGCGGCGTTGCGCGGCGGCTCACCGAGCACGCGATCGCCGAAGCGACCGCGCGCGGGTGCGTGCGCCTCCGGCTCGGCACGCTGACGACGATGCATGCCGCGCAGCGCCTGTACCTCAGCCTGGGCTTCGCCCGCATCGCGCCGTACCGGCCGGTGGAGTTCGGCGAGACGTGGTTCTACGAGCGCGCGCTGGGCGACCCGGCGGACGGCGCGCGGCGCTGACGCTGGCGCGCGGCGCCGATCTCCCCATGTTGGGGGACGCGCCGCGGACGGGCACGACGTCGTCCCCGCCCGGCGCCCCGGCCCTCCGCCCAGGAGCCTCCATGGCGACCCGGCAGAACTTCTCCGAGCCCCAGCGCCAGTCGGCGTTCGAGGCGAACGCGC
Protein-coding sequences here:
- a CDS encoding DinB family protein, whose amino-acid sequence is MDFDLPTALPVLARTPHALRALLAGLPAEWTDATEGPETWSPYDVLGHLIHGERTDWIARARIILAQGADRRFTPYDRFAQFRESQGKSLGDLLDEFAALRAENLATLEGWRLTDAQLALEGEHPAFGPVTLRQLLATWVAHDLGHVAQVARVMAKQYRDAVGPWRAYLPVLDR
- a CDS encoding GNAT family N-acetyltransferase, whose translation is MTIEIRGADDPASLAAARALIRAHILAHSTAHDAEAAERIVEALPAPYVALWVAWRGDEALGCVALHALAPDTAELKRMYVRPEARGRGVARRLTEHAIAEATARGCVRLRLGTLTTMHAAQRLYLSLGFARIAPYRPVEFGETWFYERALGDPADGARR
- a CDS encoding aspartate/glutamate racemase family protein; this translates as MTILGLVGGLGPESTIDYYRRILDAWAREAPGTSPSLVIDSLDVLHGLRLVATDRAAFIAYLRASVQRLAGAGVDFIAMTANTAHLVFDELAAEAPVPMLSIVEVCAQEAHARGLRRLALLGTRFTMEGPFYPEVCARHGITVVPPEAAAREWIHARYVGELLQGDFRDETRQGIVAIVERLRDAAGIDGVILGGTELPLLLRAETVAGLPTLDTTALHVAAIVARLRAAT
- a CDS encoding GNAT family N-acetyltransferase, whose product is MAGPHADAPLDIAPEPITGPVAGALIAALNAELSARYPEPGATHFRLDADEVAPGNGAFLVVRRADRPIGCGALRTLRDPALLAALGPRVGELKRMYVAPEARGHGVGRALLARLEDEARALGLARLVLETGTRQQEALALYRRAGFAEIAPYGEYAASSTTSVCMAKAL